The Prevotella sp. E9-3 genome has a window encoding:
- a CDS encoding ATP-binding cassette domain-containing protein: MTDIVLSSFISLFALFGKESNVDDVRAKKMLVSFLHHHYGIRNTELYVDLYSDMRTAYEMSDHLDSLQTVKAICDQLNARIKHDAKAMLLLRLMEFCGYQKSLATRPANTESTISAGGDNEAPHDIFTVIARQFNISDVYFQYFVDYLSNKPSDVIQLFHPEGFEGQLKTLLDPTSKTLIFTYTGTDTVLLNDVPILSGVYQVWQQSSVLKSSYSGKQLYYSTIIDAYNKANGVEEDKHHEVEFCGRDINFRFPNSDNGMHNLSFTLRSGELLAIMGGSGTGKTTLLSLLNGTLQPQQGTITINGHDISEPSAKNLIGFVPQDDLLIEELTVYQNLWYTAKLCFEGMPDDEIDNRVMKTLKDLGLDAAKNLKVGSAINKYISGGQRKRLNIALELIREPAVLFLDEPTSGLSSADTEKVINLLKEQTFKGKLIVVNIHQPSSDVYKLFDRLWLLDRGGYPVFDGNPIDAITYFKEEAHYADASTSACPTCGNVNPEIVLNIIDEKRLNNSGEPTDERKVSPQEWHELYLERRPQLAVPEVSSVPQSDQKKPGVLKQFSIFLRRNVKSKITNLQYLLITLLEAPLLAVGCALLTRYAPPEGYSVMANKNLVSYLFMAVIVATFIGMSGSAEEIIKDRALLKREHFLNLSYASYIWSKIVLMGFVSLVQTFLFIVVGNSIMGLHGMLFTWWPILFVTALLANLTGLLLSKWLSSIIAIYITIPILLIPQILLCGLVVSFSDLTPKSTTGNVPFIGDVIPSRWAYEALAVTTYTDNAYEAPLFEADKQKYEDFYYNQGFLYELSSQLATLKHEQKHGKDENPDHLNIIRINLPELSAYCGMQPYAGDYSVASLNAYLDEAKNVMAQRCNRSTLRADKLMSSLVRTMGKEQLLQLKRNNHNAKLEDMLIGADQQRMLDVIDGHIVARAGAVYLTPHSQLGRAPFYSSEKIIGSWHVKTFWFNLAVMMMMAVVLTILLLNNKYSLLTIKTTKKQ, translated from the coding sequence ATGACCGATATTGTTCTGTCAAGTTTTATTAGCTTGTTTGCTCTTTTTGGTAAGGAGAGTAATGTTGATGACGTGCGGGCAAAGAAAATGCTCGTAAGTTTTCTTCATCACCATTATGGCATTCGAAACACTGAGCTCTATGTCGATCTTTATAGCGACATGCGCACAGCCTATGAGATGAGCGACCATCTTGATAGTCTGCAAACGGTGAAGGCTATCTGCGATCAGTTGAACGCTCGTATCAAGCACGATGCCAAGGCCATGCTCCTGTTGCGACTCATGGAGTTCTGTGGTTATCAGAAAAGCCTTGCTACCCGTCCTGCCAACACTGAAAGTACGATCTCTGCGGGGGGAGACAATGAGGCTCCTCATGATATCTTTACCGTCATTGCCCGACAGTTCAATATCTCTGATGTCTATTTCCAGTATTTCGTTGACTATCTCTCCAATAAGCCTTCTGATGTAATTCAGTTATTCCATCCGGAAGGTTTTGAGGGACAGTTGAAAACATTGCTCGATCCTACTTCTAAAACGCTCATCTTCACCTATACCGGTACAGATACCGTGTTGCTGAACGATGTGCCTATTCTTTCAGGCGTTTATCAGGTATGGCAACAGAGCAGTGTTTTGAAAAGCAGCTATAGCGGAAAGCAACTTTATTATTCTACTATTATCGATGCCTATAATAAGGCTAATGGGGTAGAGGAGGATAAGCACCATGAGGTTGAGTTCTGCGGGCGCGACATCAATTTCCGCTTCCCCAATAGTGATAATGGTATGCACAATCTCAGTTTCACCCTTCGTAGTGGTGAACTGTTGGCTATTATGGGCGGATCGGGAACCGGAAAAACAACATTGCTCTCGCTTCTGAACGGTACGTTGCAGCCGCAGCAGGGTACCATCACTATCAATGGACACGACATCTCCGAACCATCGGCCAAAAATCTAATCGGTTTTGTGCCTCAGGACGATTTGCTCATCGAGGAGCTTACTGTCTATCAGAACCTTTGGTACACAGCTAAACTTTGTTTTGAAGGCATGCCCGACGACGAGATAGACAATCGTGTGATGAAGACCCTCAAAGATTTAGGCCTTGATGCCGCGAAAAATCTGAAGGTGGGCTCGGCCATTAATAAATATATCTCTGGCGGACAGCGTAAGCGTCTGAATATTGCCCTCGAACTGATTCGAGAACCGGCAGTGCTGTTCCTCGATGAACCCACATCAGGACTGTCGTCAGCCGATACCGAGAAAGTCATCAACCTGTTGAAGGAACAGACCTTCAAAGGCAAGCTCATTGTGGTGAACATTCACCAGCCTTCCAGCGATGTCTATAAACTCTTCGACCGCCTGTGGCTGTTGGACCGTGGCGGCTATCCTGTGTTTGACGGCAATCCTATCGATGCCATCACCTATTTCAAGGAAGAGGCCCATTATGCCGATGCTTCTACCAGTGCCTGTCCTACGTGTGGTAATGTGAACCCGGAGATAGTGCTGAACATCATCGACGAGAAGCGCCTTAACAACTCGGGCGAACCTACTGATGAGCGTAAAGTATCGCCTCAGGAGTGGCACGAGCTTTATTTGGAGCGCAGACCTCAGTTGGCTGTTCCTGAAGTGAGCAGTGTTCCGCAGTCCGACCAGAAGAAGCCTGGTGTGCTCAAGCAGTTCTCTATCTTCTTGCGCCGTAATGTGAAGTCGAAGATTACCAATCTGCAGTACCTGCTCATCACGCTGCTCGAAGCCCCGTTGCTGGCAGTTGGCTGTGCCCTGCTCACCCGCTATGCACCTCCCGAGGGCTATAGCGTGATGGCCAATAAGAATTTGGTAAGCTATCTGTTCATGGCCGTTATCGTGGCCACGTTTATCGGAATGAGTGGCAGCGCCGAGGAAATTATCAAGGACCGTGCGCTGTTGAAACGTGAGCACTTCCTCAATCTTTCCTATGCCAGTTATATATGGTCTAAGATAGTACTCATGGGCTTTGTGTCGCTTGTACAGACCTTCCTGTTCATCGTGGTGGGCAACAGTATCATGGGGCTTCACGGCATGCTGTTCACTTGGTGGCCCATCCTCTTTGTGACGGCTCTGTTGGCTAATCTCACTGGTCTGCTGCTGTCTAAGTGGCTGAGCTCTATCATTGCCATCTATATCACCATTCCCATACTGCTCATTCCTCAGATACTGCTCTGCGGACTGGTGGTCAGTTTCTCCGACCTCACCCCGAAGAGTACTACGGGCAATGTGCCATTCATTGGCGATGTGATACCTTCGCGCTGGGCCTACGAGGCACTGGCCGTGACTACTTATACAGATAATGCCTATGAGGCTCCGCTCTTTGAGGCTGATAAGCAGAAATACGAGGATTTCTATTATAACCAGGGCTTCCTTTATGAGTTGAGCTCGCAATTGGCCACACTGAAACATGAACAAAAGCATGGTAAGGACGAGAATCCAGACCATCTGAATATCATCCGCATCAATCTGCCCGAACTGTCGGCCTATTGTGGTATGCAACCCTATGCAGGTGATTATTCCGTTGCTTCGCTCAATGCTTATCTGGACGAGGCAAAGAATGTGATGGCCCAGCGTTGCAATCGTTCCACTCTTCGGGCCGATAAGTTGATGAGTAGCCTAGTGCGCACCATGGGTAAGGAACAACTGCTGCAGCTGAAGCGCAACAACCACAACGCTAAGTTGGAGGATATGCTCATTGGTGCCGACCAACAGCGCATGCTCGATGTCATCGATGGTCATATCGTGGCCCGTGCCGGTGCCGTTTATCTCACTCCTCATAGCCAATTGGGGCGTGCTCCCTTCTATAGCAGCGAAAAGATTATAGGCTCGTGGCACGTAAAAACCTTCTGGTTCAACCTGGCTGTGATGATGATGATGGCTGTAGTACTTACGATTCTATTATTAAATAACAAATATTCATTATTAACAATCAAAACAACAAAAAAGCAATGA
- a CDS encoding 3-methyl-2-oxobutanoate dehydrogenase subunit VorB has product MAEEKVIANASAAKETQEVVLMKGNEAIARAAIRCGVDGYFGYPITPQSEVIETLAELKPWETTGMQVVQAESELASIYMVYGAAGAGKRAMTSSSSPGIALMQEGITYMAGAEIPGVFVNVQRGGPGLGTIQPSQGDYFQATRGGGNGDYNVIVLAPASVQEMADFVDLAFNLAFKYRNPAMILSDGVIGQMMEKVVLPPYKPRRTDEEIIRECPWASTGKKKGQTRRVITSLELKPEEMEKRNLALQEKYRKIKENEVRFDTQLCDDAEYLIVAFGSAARIAEKAIEIAREEGLKVGLFRPITLWPFPEKEIAEMAKGKKGVLVVEINAGQMVQDVRLSVNGAVPVEQFGRLGGIVPEPEEIVNALNKLKN; this is encoded by the coding sequence ATGGCAGAAGAGAAAGTAATTGCGAATGCGTCTGCTGCTAAAGAGACGCAAGAAGTGGTTTTGATGAAAGGCAACGAGGCTATTGCCCGTGCTGCTATTCGTTGTGGCGTTGATGGATACTTTGGTTATCCTATCACTCCGCAGAGTGAAGTGATTGAGACGTTGGCTGAGCTGAAGCCTTGGGAAACTACCGGTATGCAGGTAGTTCAGGCAGAGAGCGAGCTGGCGTCTATTTATATGGTTTATGGTGCTGCCGGTGCCGGCAAGCGTGCCATGACCTCTTCTTCATCACCCGGTATTGCCCTGATGCAGGAGGGAATTACCTATATGGCTGGCGCTGAGATTCCCGGCGTGTTCGTGAATGTTCAGCGTGGTGGTCCTGGATTGGGTACCATTCAGCCTTCACAGGGCGACTATTTCCAGGCTACCCGTGGCGGTGGTAATGGCGACTACAATGTGATTGTGCTGGCTCCTGCCTCTGTACAGGAAATGGCCGATTTCGTTGATTTGGCTTTCAATCTGGCCTTTAAGTATCGCAACCCGGCTATGATTCTTAGCGATGGCGTGATTGGTCAGATGATGGAGAAAGTGGTATTGCCTCCTTATAAGCCCCGTCGTACTGACGAAGAGATTATCCGTGAGTGCCCTTGGGCTTCTACTGGTAAGAAGAAAGGACAGACCCGCCGCGTCATCACTTCATTGGAACTGAAACCCGAGGAAATGGAGAAACGCAATCTGGCTTTGCAGGAAAAATATAGGAAAATCAAGGAAAACGAGGTTCGCTTCGACACCCAGCTGTGTGATGATGCCGAATATCTGATTGTTGCCTTCGGTTCAGCAGCTCGTATTGCTGAGAAAGCCATTGAGATTGCTCGCGAAGAAGGACTGAAGGTTGGTCTTTTCCGTCCTATCACTCTGTGGCCTTTCCCTGAAAAGGAAATTGCAGAAATGGCAAAGGGCAAGAAGGGCGTTCTTGTGGTCGAGATCAATGCCGGTCAGATGGTACAAGATGTCCGACTTTCTGTCAATGGTGCTGTGCCCGTTGAGCAGTTCGGTCGTTTGGGCGGTATCGTTCCTGAACCGGAAGAAATCGTTAATGCGTTGAATAAGTTGAAGAATTGA
- a CDS encoding 4Fe-4S dicluster domain-containing protein — MAKMKGAIVIDTTRCKGCVLCVEACPQKVIALAGKVNVHGYPYVEAVKPEACIGCASCGIVCPDGCITVYRKRVEE; from the coding sequence ATGGCAAAAATGAAAGGTGCTATCGTCATTGACACGACTCGGTGTAAAGGATGCGTACTTTGTGTGGAGGCTTGTCCGCAGAAAGTTATTGCCCTTGCCGGTAAAGTGAATGTACATGGCTATCCCTATGTTGAGGCCGTCAAGCCTGAAGCTTGCATCGGCTGTGCATCGTGTGGTATTGTTTGCCCCGATGGGTGTATAACGGTTTATCGTAAACGAGTGGAGGAGTAA
- a CDS encoding tetratricopeptide repeat protein, with product MKSVDFASAQEWYEKGNAFRKTGNFSEAINCYIEAIALDPDSPAVEAKRMLDDIMAFYCKDMYNP from the coding sequence GTGAAAAGTGTAGATTTTGCTTCTGCTCAAGAATGGTATGAAAAGGGCAATGCCTTCCGAAAGACGGGCAATTTCTCTGAAGCAATCAATTGCTATATAGAAGCCATTGCGCTTGACCCCGACAGTCCGGCTGTCGAGGCCAAGCGCATGTTGGATGATATCATGGCTTTCTATTGCAAGGATATGTATAATCCCTGA
- a CDS encoding thiamine pyrophosphate-dependent enzyme, with amino-acid sequence MDKNQIISPENIVCKKPALMNDNNMHYCPGCSHGVVHKLVAEVIEEMGLEEKSIGVSPVGCAVFAYNYIDIDWQEAAHGRAPAIATGIKRMWPDRLVFTYQGDGDLACIGTCETIHALNRGENIVIIFVNNAIYGMTGGQMAPTTLIGQKTSTCPYGRDPQIHGYPLKMADIAAQLEGTCYVTRQSVESVASILKAKKALKKAFQASMDGKGSSLVEFVSTCNSGWKLTPVKANEWMKENMFPFYPKGDLKDTTGEK; translated from the coding sequence ATGGATAAAAATCAAATAATTAGTCCAGAGAACATCGTCTGCAAGAAGCCGGCGTTGATGAACGACAACAATATGCACTATTGTCCGGGCTGTAGCCATGGCGTGGTACACAAGCTCGTGGCCGAAGTGATTGAGGAAATGGGACTCGAGGAAAAATCAATTGGTGTGAGCCCGGTAGGTTGTGCCGTGTTTGCCTACAACTATATTGATATTGACTGGCAAGAGGCTGCCCATGGTCGCGCACCAGCCATTGCAACTGGTATCAAGCGTATGTGGCCTGACCGACTGGTGTTCACCTATCAGGGTGATGGTGACTTGGCTTGTATCGGTACCTGCGAGACCATTCATGCCTTGAACCGTGGTGAGAATATTGTCATCATTTTCGTCAACAATGCCATCTACGGTATGACGGGCGGACAGATGGCTCCTACTACACTGATTGGGCAGAAAACTTCTACTTGTCCTTACGGTCGTGATCCACAGATTCATGGCTATCCTCTGAAAATGGCTGATATCGCTGCCCAGTTGGAGGGTACATGCTATGTTACCCGTCAGTCGGTAGAGTCGGTTGCTTCTATTCTCAAGGCCAAGAAAGCCCTGAAGAAAGCTTTCCAGGCTTCGATGGACGGTAAGGGCTCTTCATTGGTCGAGTTCGTGTCAACCTGTAACAGTGGATGGAAACTGACACCTGTTAAGGCCAACGAATGGATGAAGGAGAACATGTTCCCCTTCTATCCTAAAGGCGACCTCAAAGACACTACAGGTGAGAAGTGA
- a CDS encoding 2-oxoacid:acceptor oxidoreductase family protein: MKKEIIIAGFGGQGVLSMGKILAYSGLMEDKEVTWMPAYGPEQRGGTANVTVIVSDTRISSPILSKYDIAIVLNQPSLEKFEPKLKPGGILIYDSYGIINPPQRKDITIYKIDAMDKAAEMKNGKVFNMIVLGGLLKVAPVVGSGGVEKALYKTLPERHHNLIPLNMQALEEGGKIIEEVK; this comes from the coding sequence ATGAAAAAAGAGATAATAATTGCAGGATTCGGTGGTCAGGGTGTGCTCTCTATGGGTAAGATTCTGGCCTACTCAGGATTGATGGAGGACAAGGAAGTAACTTGGATGCCAGCCTACGGACCTGAACAGCGTGGCGGTACAGCCAATGTTACGGTGATAGTGAGCGATACCCGCATCTCTTCGCCCATCCTTAGTAAGTATGATATTGCCATCGTACTGAACCAGCCCTCGCTGGAGAAGTTTGAACCTAAACTCAAACCTGGTGGCATTCTTATTTACGACAGCTACGGAATCATTAACCCTCCACAGCGTAAAGACATCACCATTTACAAAATCGATGCCATGGACAAGGCGGCCGAGATGAAGAATGGCAAGGTGTTCAACATGATTGTGTTGGGCGGATTGCTGAAAGTAGCTCCCGTTGTAGGCTCTGGTGGCGTTGAGAAAGCACTCTACAAAACTCTTCCCGAGCGTCATCACAATTTGATTCCTTTGAATATGCAGGCTCTGGAAGAAGGCGGAAAAATCATTGAGGAGGTAAAGTAA
- a CDS encoding DEAD/DEAH box helicase produces the protein MNVYQPETANGLYADLQEAYRMLPDYRRAYSALNRTFQLCLSENTNFSGIRFGGAFAKADYLLKEHQASRHLLRSVNDARVRLRQLSSLANHELQENFLYDLKAVCQFVALVYSTPVPGVLEAVFPKERTEKRGELKADSLRVIVNRWDDTFLYAFADVEGTDELKIFYGGKSETAVYKDWDWSYLQTLLKEGCQLNVVRPREKEGVLYPELIIWEPDYLVDISAIAACFEDYGVSPLNHLLNKLKPAPSTQPIVLGNLAGQFLDEGLYLYPNDCSYKESVQRFFKDNAIPLLTTELSADFHLQAQQQKKNIHHILREKLPELLPDSRFDSTEVMVEPSFFSEMLGLQGRMDFLQLDQKIVIEQKSGKGGYPESDPPRMQQKHYVQLLLYMLLLRYNYRQKYEENHHKLFAFLLYSRYPNGLLPLGFAPELVFAAIKLRNEIAAAEYDYTRGSLDVLSMLTADSLNEQNVHSPLWERYQKPQINQLLSPIHEASELERAYYLRFLQFLATEHLMAKVGNQSKENSGFADKWYSSLEDKLLAGNIYCDLQLLSPAKGETGRVAQVEMGFTERPDLEVSNFRTGDIVIFYPYKEGEEPDARRTMVFRATIEDIGTEKILLNLRSAQTDAHVFWYNGDRKWAVEHDFFDSSFSSLYRGMHAFLSAPKQRRDLLLLQREPEIDNSQTLVGDYGSFNELALRVKQAQDLYLIIGPPGTGKTSYGLLYTLKEALLSSQDSVLLLSYTNRAVDEICSKLIESDIDFIRIGGRFSCEENCKPYLLDSKAEQCERISDLKAIVCSTRVFVGTTTAFNAQLNLFRLKQFSLAIIDEASQILEPHLVGLLSATDSHGACAIKKIVLIGDHKQLPAVVQQKEEESAVDNPLLKSIHLDNCRYSLFERLLRCYGKNPQFTYMLTRQGRMHHDIAQFPNDVFYQNRLQEVPLHHQQTQLPKRGKGKNGIDDMLTTRRLSFVAVSPTSQRTSDKVNANEAQAIAATVIHIYHQCKENFSTLQTVGIIVPYRNQISEIRRCIDAYGIPVLHDITIDTVERYQGSQCDYILYGFTVQKHYQLAFLTSNVFEEEGCVIDRKLNVAMTRARKHLLLFGNPVILDENVVFRQLMEYVRSQDSFFDVPLADYIEGRFTVPSL, from the coding sequence ATGAATGTCTATCAGCCAGAGACAGCTAACGGTCTCTATGCCGACTTGCAAGAGGCTTATAGAATGCTCCCTGACTATAGGCGAGCATATTCGGCCCTAAACCGTACCTTCCAACTGTGTCTTTCTGAGAACACTAATTTCTCGGGTATTCGGTTTGGAGGCGCCTTTGCAAAGGCCGACTATCTGCTGAAAGAACATCAGGCTTCGCGCCATTTGCTGCGAAGTGTCAATGATGCTCGTGTTCGTTTACGACAACTCAGTTCGTTGGCGAACCATGAACTTCAAGAGAATTTTCTTTACGATCTGAAGGCTGTATGCCAGTTCGTAGCTCTCGTGTATAGTACGCCTGTCCCTGGTGTACTGGAAGCGGTATTTCCCAAAGAGCGTACTGAGAAACGAGGTGAACTAAAGGCCGATAGCCTTCGTGTCATTGTCAACCGTTGGGACGACACCTTTCTCTATGCCTTTGCTGATGTGGAAGGAACCGACGAACTGAAAATTTTCTATGGTGGAAAAAGTGAGACAGCGGTCTATAAGGATTGGGACTGGAGTTACTTGCAGACACTGCTGAAAGAAGGGTGCCAGTTGAATGTTGTACGCCCTCGCGAGAAAGAAGGGGTGCTCTATCCGGAACTCATTATATGGGAACCCGATTATCTGGTAGATATCTCAGCCATTGCCGCCTGTTTTGAGGATTATGGCGTCTCGCCCTTGAACCACCTACTGAATAAACTTAAGCCAGCTCCCTCAACCCAACCGATCGTGTTAGGTAATCTGGCAGGACAGTTCCTGGATGAAGGTCTCTATTTATATCCCAACGATTGCTCATACAAGGAGAGTGTACAACGATTCTTTAAGGATAATGCCATCCCATTACTGACCACCGAACTGTCTGCCGATTTCCATCTGCAGGCGCAACAGCAGAAAAAAAATATCCATCATATTCTCCGGGAAAAATTGCCCGAACTGTTACCCGACAGTCGCTTTGATTCGACAGAGGTGATGGTTGAACCCTCGTTCTTCTCAGAGATGCTGGGCTTGCAGGGACGTATGGACTTCCTGCAACTGGATCAGAAAATTGTCATTGAACAGAAATCGGGCAAGGGTGGCTACCCCGAGAGCGATCCGCCTCGTATGCAGCAGAAACACTATGTCCAGCTATTGCTCTACATGCTTCTTCTGCGCTATAATTATCGACAGAAATACGAAGAAAATCATCATAAACTCTTTGCCTTTCTGCTCTATTCCCGTTATCCCAACGGACTGCTCCCTTTGGGCTTTGCGCCTGAACTGGTGTTTGCTGCCATCAAGTTGCGCAATGAGATAGCTGCCGCTGAATATGACTATACGCGTGGCTCACTGGATGTACTCTCCATGCTGACGGCCGATAGTCTGAATGAACAGAATGTGCACAGCCCTTTATGGGAACGCTATCAGAAGCCTCAAATCAACCAGTTGCTGTCGCCTATTCATGAGGCATCGGAACTGGAACGTGCCTACTACCTGCGCTTTTTGCAATTTTTGGCTACAGAACATCTAATGGCAAAGGTAGGCAACCAGAGCAAGGAGAACTCCGGGTTTGCCGATAAGTGGTACAGCTCGCTGGAGGATAAACTGTTGGCTGGCAATATCTACTGCGACCTGCAATTATTATCGCCGGCAAAGGGTGAGACGGGTAGGGTAGCTCAGGTGGAAATGGGCTTTACGGAACGTCCCGACCTTGAAGTATCTAATTTCCGGACAGGCGATATTGTCATCTTCTATCCTTATAAAGAAGGTGAAGAACCTGATGCACGCCGAACGATGGTATTTCGTGCTACGATAGAAGACATCGGCACTGAGAAAATACTGCTGAACTTGCGTTCGGCTCAAACCGATGCCCATGTATTCTGGTACAATGGCGACAGGAAATGGGCGGTAGAACACGACTTCTTCGACTCTTCGTTCAGTTCGCTCTATCGCGGAATGCACGCTTTCCTCTCAGCACCGAAACAGCGGCGCGATCTGCTCCTACTGCAACGTGAGCCGGAGATAGACAATTCTCAGACGTTAGTGGGCGACTATGGTTCGTTCAACGAATTGGCGCTCAGGGTAAAGCAGGCACAGGACCTCTATCTGATTATTGGACCGCCGGGAACCGGAAAGACATCCTACGGACTACTCTACACCCTGAAGGAGGCATTGCTCTCTTCTCAGGATTCCGTGCTCCTGCTCTCCTATACCAACAGAGCCGTCGATGAGATATGCTCAAAACTGATAGAGAGTGATATCGATTTTATCAGAATAGGAGGCCGCTTCTCGTGCGAAGAGAACTGCAAACCCTATCTCCTTGATTCAAAAGCTGAACAGTGCGAGCGCATCAGCGACTTAAAAGCAATCGTCTGTTCCACCCGCGTTTTTGTTGGCACCACTACGGCTTTCAATGCCCAACTGAACCTGTTCCGACTGAAGCAGTTCTCACTGGCTATCATTGATGAGGCTTCACAGATTCTTGAGCCCCACCTCGTCGGATTGTTGAGTGCTACAGACAGTCATGGTGCCTGTGCCATCAAGAAGATTGTGCTCATCGGCGATCATAAACAACTGCCAGCTGTGGTTCAGCAGAAAGAGGAAGAGTCGGCGGTGGACAATCCTTTGCTGAAGTCAATCCACCTCGACAACTGTCGGTATTCACTTTTCGAACGGCTTCTAAGGTGTTACGGTAAGAATCCTCAGTTCACCTATATGCTTACTCGTCAAGGGCGTATGCACCACGATATAGCTCAGTTTCCCAATGATGTTTTCTATCAGAACCGACTGCAGGAAGTGCCTCTCCACCACCAGCAAACGCAATTGCCGAAAAGAGGGAAAGGAAAGAATGGTATAGACGATATGCTGACTACAAGAAGGTTATCGTTCGTGGCTGTTTCTCCCACCAGTCAGCGCACTTCCGACAAGGTGAATGCCAATGAGGCACAGGCCATAGCTGCTACCGTTATACATATTTATCACCAATGTAAAGAGAATTTTTCGACACTGCAGACGGTGGGCATCATTGTTCCATACCGTAATCAGATATCTGAAATCAGAAGATGTATTGACGCATATGGTATTCCGGTGCTGCACGATATCACCATTGATACTGTTGAACGCTATCAGGGCAGTCAGTGCGACTATATTCTATACGGTTTTACCGTTCAGAAACACTACCAGTTGGCTTTTCTCACCAGCAATGTCTTTGAAGAAGAAGGATGTGTCATCGATCGCAAACTGAACGTAGCCATGACCCGTGCCAGAAAGCATCTTCTGTTATTCGGTAATCCGGTAATTCTGGACGAGAATGTCGTGTTCCGTCAACTGATGGAGTATGTGCGTAGCCAGGATAGTTTTTTCGATGTTCCACTTGCCGATTATATTGAAGGGCGTTTTACGGTTCCGTCATTATAG
- a CDS encoding FimB/Mfa2 family fimbrial subunit encodes MTPTKRLSLIASVLILLGLTACEKPILDSEDAVMDADANVILRFTQYEQIPFDDRVISLSYRKETESVTRSATDITELCSRLNIAIFDADGTKVKTVAQKDGDASFGTVALSLAAGTYQLVVIAHNGEGSATISSTEKVTFPSNKVTDTFYYYGDLVVTDAKQSYDLTLTRAVAMFRLVLTDEEIPSSVAKFKFYYLGGSSTFNPKNGYGCVNSKQTEFLPVPSRSSEGTTFDIYTLPHTEDDVLTKLTVTALDANDNIIKEMDFVDVPVTRNQITRYTGNFFSSGGTDQTSDGTFRLTANPDWDGVNGFTFRAS; translated from the coding sequence ATGACACCAACGAAACGATTATCATTGATTGCGTCAGTCCTCATCCTGCTGGGACTGACGGCATGTGAGAAGCCCATCCTTGACAGCGAGGATGCTGTAATGGATGCTGATGCCAACGTCATCCTGCGTTTCACACAGTACGAGCAAATCCCGTTTGACGACAGGGTGATCTCTCTCTCATACAGAAAAGAGACTGAGAGCGTCACCCGTTCTGCTACCGACATCACTGAACTGTGCTCGCGCCTGAACATTGCCATCTTTGATGCTGACGGCACAAAGGTAAAGACCGTGGCGCAAAAAGATGGTGATGCCTCGTTTGGCACTGTCGCCCTTTCTCTCGCTGCCGGCACTTACCAGCTGGTTGTCATCGCCCACAACGGTGAAGGCTCGGCCACGATTTCTTCAACGGAAAAGGTGACGTTCCCCAGCAACAAAGTGACCGACACATTCTATTATTATGGTGATCTGGTGGTGACGGATGCCAAGCAGAGTTATGACCTCACGCTGACCCGTGCCGTTGCCATGTTCCGCCTGGTGCTTACCGACGAGGAAATCCCGTCGTCCGTGGCGAAGTTCAAGTTCTACTACCTCGGCGGCTCTTCTACCTTCAATCCGAAAAACGGCTACGGTTGTGTGAACTCAAAACAGACGGAATTTCTCCCCGTGCCCAGCAGATCTTCCGAAGGAACAACCTTCGACATATATACCTTGCCGCACACCGAGGACGACGTGTTGACGAAACTCACTGTCACCGCCCTCGATGCCAACGACAACATCATCAAAGAGATGGACTTCGTGGACGTCCCCGTCACCCGCAATCAGATCACCCGCTATACCGGCAACTTCTTCAGTAGTGGCGGCACTGACCAGACTTCCGACGGCACCTTCCGTCTCACTGCCAATCCCGACTGGGACGGCGTGAACGGATTTACGTTCCGCGCATCCTAA